A single region of the Undibacterium piscinae genome encodes:
- the flgA gene encoding flagellar basal body P-ring formation protein FlgA: MISFCILLTHGFAFAQPNSPTQDLSSIDRAAKDFLQLQTSGYPGEALIAVNAIDNRLRLSECLNLLPFLPPGSKAWGKFTLGIRCTTPKPWTIYLSAQVKVTGDYYIAVNSLPLGRLIEAADLKKVTGDLTMLPTNIVTTPSQAIGRTLGTSLPPGSPLRLDAFKSFPAVQQGQSVKIISVGPGFQISAEGQALNNADEGKIAKAKTISGQVITGIARINGIIEIIN; this comes from the coding sequence ATAATCTCTTTTTGTATTTTGCTCACGCATGGATTTGCATTCGCACAGCCGAACTCACCCACACAGGATCTTTCGAGTATAGATCGGGCAGCGAAGGATTTTTTGCAATTGCAGACCTCAGGCTATCCCGGAGAGGCTCTAATCGCAGTCAACGCGATTGACAACCGCCTACGCCTATCAGAGTGCCTAAACCTACTACCATTTTTACCACCCGGCAGTAAGGCATGGGGGAAATTCACACTGGGGATTCGCTGCACCACCCCGAAACCGTGGACAATTTATTTGTCAGCACAAGTAAAAGTCACTGGGGATTACTACATTGCAGTAAATTCACTTCCCTTAGGACGCCTCATTGAAGCCGCGGACCTCAAAAAAGTGACGGGAGATCTAACCATGCTTCCTACAAATATAGTTACAACACCCTCGCAAGCGATAGGCCGCACATTAGGAACTTCATTGCCACCCGGAAGCCCCTTGAGATTAGATGCATTTAAGTCGTTCCCTGCAGTTCAACAAGGGCAATCAGTAAAAATCATTAGCGTAGGTCCAGGATTTCAAATAAGCGCCGAGGGGCAAGCCCTAAACAATGCAGATGAAGGTAAAATTGCAAAAGCTAAAACAATATCCGGCCAGGTAATCACAGGCATTGCTCGAATAAATGGAATTATTGAAATAATCAATTAA
- the flgB gene encoding flagellar basal body rod protein FlgB encodes MVGKIDDFMRFQEAALSVRGQRQQLLASNIANADTPNYKARDIDFSAAMGRALGAIPSQHPAELAKTSGLHKDSLKGGGMQALYRNPEQGNVDGNTVDMDVERNQFADNALRYEASLTILNMQIRNMLAAIQGQ; translated from the coding sequence ATGGTTGGGAAAATTGATGATTTCATGCGTTTTCAGGAAGCTGCATTAAGCGTGAGGGGGCAGCGTCAGCAATTGCTTGCGTCAAATATCGCAAATGCAGATACGCCGAATTATAAGGCCAGGGATATTGATTTTTCTGCTGCGATGGGGCGTGCCTTAGGTGCTATACCGAGTCAACATCCTGCAGAGTTGGCAAAAACCTCAGGTTTGCATAAGGACTCTTTGAAGGGGGGGGGCATGCAAGCATTGTATCGAAATCCTGAGCAAGGCAATGTCGATGGCAATACTGTTGATATGGATGTAGAGCGTAATCAATTTGCCGATAATGCTCTTCGCTATGAGGCTAGTCTTACTATACTTAATATGCAGATTCGCAATATGCTCGCTGCGATACAGGGGCAATAA
- the flgC gene encoding flagellar basal body rod protein FlgC: MSLFNIFNVAGSAMSAQSQRLNVVSSNLANADSVTSSNGQPYKSKQVVFAAVPSLSVASTGVRVSEVVEDANPPKMMYDPKHPLADEKGYVAMPNVNTVEEMVNMISASRSYQTNVETMNAAKTMLIKTLTLGQ; this comes from the coding sequence ATGTCCTTATTTAATATTTTTAATGTTGCTGGTTCTGCCATGAGTGCTCAGTCGCAACGATTGAATGTGGTTTCAAGCAACCTTGCTAATGCTGATAGTGTCACCAGTTCAAATGGTCAGCCGTATAAATCAAAACAGGTGGTATTCGCTGCCGTTCCTTCTCTTAGTGTCGCGTCCACTGGCGTTAGGGTTAGTGAAGTAGTCGAGGATGCTAATCCACCTAAGATGATGTATGACCCCAAACATCCTTTGGCTGACGAGAAGGGGTATGTTGCCATGCCAAACGTCAATACTGTTGAAGAGATGGTTAATATGATTTCTGCATCTCGCTCTTATCAGACCAATGTGGAAACGATGAATGCGGCAAAAACAATGTTAATCAAGACGCTGACTTTAGGTCAGTAA
- the flgD gene encoding flagellar hook assembly protein FlgD — protein MTTISTGAVDSNLLSTMNGGTAAKNATQEAQDRFMTLLVTQMKNQDPLNPMDNAQVTSQLAQLSTVTGIDKLNATVTTMNANFQASQNLQAASMIGHGVLAPGSAISLTDGKAIYGLDLPQAADKAEVTIRDSAGLAVKKISLDSLAQGLNTLTWDGTTEGGGKAVNGVYKFEVSASSAGKKLDVAPLSFGVVSSITSGVQGVKLGVINVGDIGMADVRQIY, from the coding sequence ATGACCACGATTTCGACTGGTGCAGTTGATTCCAATTTGCTTTCCACCATGAATGGCGGTACAGCGGCAAAAAATGCAACCCAGGAAGCACAAGATCGCTTTATGACCTTGTTAGTTACTCAGATGAAAAATCAAGATCCGTTAAATCCTATGGATAACGCTCAAGTGACTAGTCAATTGGCCCAATTGTCGACAGTTACTGGCATTGATAAATTAAATGCGACAGTAACAACGATGAATGCAAATTTTCAGGCGTCGCAGAATTTGCAGGCAGCTAGCATGATAGGGCATGGCGTGCTTGCCCCTGGAAGCGCTATTAGCTTAACTGATGGAAAAGCCATTTATGGACTCGATTTGCCGCAGGCGGCAGATAAGGCTGAAGTTACTATACGAGACTCAGCGGGACTTGCCGTTAAAAAAATAAGCTTGGATTCTTTGGCGCAAGGCTTGAACACCTTGACTTGGGATGGGACGACAGAGGGTGGTGGTAAGGCCGTCAATGGGGTGTATAAGTTTGAGGTCAGTGCAAGCTCCGCTGGTAAAAAGCTTGATGTGGCGCCACTTAGTTTTGGTGTTGTTTCCAGTATTACATCCGGAGTTCAAGGAGTGAAGTTGGGGGTCATTAATGTTGGTGACATCGGAATGGCAGATGTGAGGCAAATATATTGA